A part of Pectinatus sottacetonis genomic DNA contains:
- a CDS encoding hemerythrin domain-containing protein, with product MKATDALKKEHEAVRLMMKIMDAACVKINAQQKLQTADIDDMIDFLKVFVDRCHHGKEEQILFPQLELAGVPKEGGPIGVMLAEHEQGRVYIRNMSQAVVDYEVGNAEATALLVKYITDYIELLEQHISKENTMLFSMADKLLSAEMQEKLFDRFETLEEEVIGMGKHEELHKRLERLGTTYLGRSGHGQH from the coding sequence ATGAAAGCAACTGATGCCTTGAAAAAAGAACACGAAGCGGTTAGGTTGATGATGAAAATCATGGATGCTGCCTGCGTAAAAATTAATGCTCAACAGAAACTTCAGACTGCAGATATTGACGACATGATCGACTTTCTCAAAGTATTCGTGGATCGGTGCCATCATGGCAAAGAGGAACAAATCCTGTTTCCCCAGCTGGAGTTGGCGGGAGTGCCGAAGGAAGGCGGTCCAATCGGCGTTATGCTTGCCGAACATGAACAGGGAAGGGTTTACATCCGGAATATGAGTCAGGCCGTAGTCGATTATGAAGTGGGGAATGCAGAGGCGACGGCTTTGTTGGTTAAATATATCACGGACTACATCGAACTGCTGGAACAACACATCAGCAAAGAAAACACAATGCTTTTCTCAATGGCCGATAAGCTTTTATCGGCAGAGATGCAGGAGAAACTGTTCGACAGGTTCGAGACGCTGGAAGAAGAAGTGATCGGAATGGGTAAACACGAAGAATTGCACAAGCGGCTGGAAAGATTGGGAACAACGTATCTTGGTCGTTCCGGTCACGGGCAACACTGA
- the hcp gene encoding hydroxylamine reductase, translating into MSMFCYQCQETAKGTGCEVRGVCGKTEEVAKLQDLLIYTLKGISEVVVKGKLDTKGLGNINHEVMKSLFMTITNANFDAAAFEAEIKKMLKLRNELRAKIAAGQLHDAATFEVSLKEAMVEKAAAVGVLATQNEDVRSLRELITYGLKGLAAYAHHALNIGKENGELYTFIYEALAATLNDGLSADELVALTLKTGEYGVKAMALLDEANTSKYGNPQITEVNIGVRNNPAILISGHDLTDLEQLLEQTKGTGVDVYTHSEMLPAHYYPFFKKYDNLVGNYGNAWWKQVGEFETFNGPILFTTNCIVPPRSEEVQTRIFTTGAAGYPGCPHIVADTSGKKDFSTVIAMAKKLKAPTEIETGKIVGGFAHEQVFAVADKVVAAVKSGAIKRFFVMAGCDGRMKSREYYTEFATKLPKDTVILTAGCAKYRYNKLALGDIGGIPRVLDAGQCNDSYSLAVIALKLKEVFGVDDVNKLPIAYNIAWYEQKAVIVLLALLYLGVKNIHLGPTLPGFLSPNVAKVLVETFGIAGIGSVDDDIKLFMGA; encoded by the coding sequence ATGAGTATGTTCTGTTATCAATGCCAGGAAACTGCAAAAGGCACGGGGTGTGAAGTCAGAGGAGTATGCGGCAAAACAGAAGAAGTAGCCAAACTTCAGGATCTACTGATTTATACCCTGAAAGGCATTTCGGAAGTCGTTGTGAAAGGAAAACTTGACACCAAGGGATTGGGGAACATTAACCATGAGGTTATGAAGAGCTTGTTTATGACAATTACGAACGCGAATTTTGATGCGGCTGCCTTTGAAGCAGAAATTAAAAAAATGCTTAAATTGAGAAATGAGTTACGGGCGAAAATTGCTGCTGGTCAACTGCATGACGCCGCAACGTTTGAAGTTTCGTTAAAAGAAGCCATGGTGGAAAAAGCTGCTGCGGTCGGCGTGCTGGCAACACAGAACGAAGACGTGCGCTCCTTGCGGGAGCTGATTACCTATGGCTTGAAAGGATTGGCGGCATACGCTCATCACGCTCTCAATATCGGCAAAGAAAATGGTGAGCTTTACACTTTTATTTATGAAGCCCTGGCGGCAACACTTAATGACGGACTTTCTGCTGACGAGTTGGTTGCTTTGACACTGAAAACAGGCGAATATGGTGTAAAAGCGATGGCACTTCTGGACGAAGCTAATACTTCAAAGTATGGCAATCCTCAAATCACGGAAGTGAACATCGGTGTACGCAATAACCCTGCAATCCTAATATCTGGCCACGACCTGACTGACCTGGAGCAACTGCTGGAACAGACAAAAGGCACAGGGGTCGATGTGTACACACATAGTGAGATGCTGCCGGCTCATTATTATCCTTTTTTCAAGAAATATGACAACCTCGTGGGGAACTACGGGAACGCTTGGTGGAAACAGGTGGGCGAGTTCGAAACTTTCAACGGCCCAATTCTGTTTACGACCAATTGCATTGTTCCGCCTCGGAGCGAAGAAGTACAAACTCGGATATTCACAACCGGCGCTGCGGGCTACCCTGGCTGCCCGCATATCGTAGCAGATACGAGCGGCAAAAAAGATTTTTCGACGGTCATTGCGATGGCAAAAAAACTGAAGGCACCGACAGAAATTGAAACCGGTAAGATTGTTGGAGGATTTGCTCATGAGCAGGTCTTTGCCGTGGCGGACAAAGTTGTGGCTGCTGTGAAGTCAGGCGCGATTAAGAGATTCTTTGTAATGGCCGGTTGTGATGGTCGCATGAAGTCAAGGGAATATTACACCGAGTTTGCGACAAAACTGCCGAAAGACACGGTAATTCTGACTGCCGGTTGTGCAAAATATAGATACAACAAGCTAGCTTTAGGAGATATTGGCGGTATTCCGCGCGTATTGGATGCAGGGCAATGCAATGACTCATATTCACTCGCTGTCATAGCACTAAAACTGAAAGAAGTCTTCGGCGTCGATGATGTCAACAAACTACCTATTGCCTACAATATCGCTTGGTATGAGCAGAAAGCGGTTATTGTTCTATTGGCGTTGCTCTACCTCGGAGTGAAAAATATCCATCTGGGGCCGACGTTGCCGGGATTCTTGTCACCCAATGTTGCAAAGGTCCTTGTTGAGACTTTTGGTATCGCGGGTATCGGAAGCGTAGACGACGATATCAAACTGTTCATGGGGGCCTAA
- a CDS encoding transposase, producing the protein MPRKSKYSIEQRVQACKDYRSGTRSLKEICISLGTPREKTIMEWSKKYEKYGIMAFQEHSGNKSYTKEFKLRVVEEYIAGLGSLQDLIIKYDISSSHQLREWISLYNANRKLKDYCPKREVYMAEAR; encoded by the coding sequence ATGCCTAGAAAATCCAAATATTCTATTGAACAACGAGTGCAAGCCTGCAAGGATTATCGCAGTGGCACACGTAGCTTAAAAGAAATATGTATTTCTCTTGGAACACCGAGGGAAAAGACAATTATGGAATGGTCTAAGAAATATGAAAAGTATGGAATAATGGCTTTTCAGGAACATTCAGGCAACAAAAGTTATACAAAAGAATTCAAACTTCGGGTAGTTGAAGAATATATCGCTGGTTTGGGTTCTTTACAAGATTTGATAATAAAATATGATATTTCTTCTTCACACCAGCTACGAGAATGGATTTCGTTGTATAATGCCAATAGAAAACTTAAGGACTACTGTCCGAAACGGGAGGTCTATATGGCAGAGGCGAGATGA
- a CDS encoding helix-turn-helix domain-containing protein codes for MEERKQIVEYCLNHERNYKDTASLYDVSYSQVYSWVKKYDAGGENTLFDKRGHHKTDDEVDELEQLRRENIRLKRQLEEKDMLAELLKKVKEFERICTIVKQVDTNSANLLSSRSRRYLAVIGSLSFIGRQVA; via the coding sequence ATTGAAGAACGTAAGCAAATCGTTGAATACTGTTTAAATCACGAACGGAATTATAAAGATACAGCATCACTTTATGATGTGTCTTATAGCCAGGTATATTCGTGGGTGAAGAAATACGATGCAGGTGGTGAAAACACATTATTTGATAAACGAGGACATCACAAAACAGACGATGAGGTTGATGAACTTGAGCAACTTAGACGTGAAAACATCAGGCTAAAACGCCAACTTGAAGAAAAGGATATGCTAGCAGAACTGTTAAAAAAAGTGAAAGAATTCGAAAGGATTTGCACTATAGTCAAGCAAGTGGACACAAATTCAGCTAATTTGTTATCAAGCAGAAGCAGAAGATATTTGGCTGTCATAGGCAGCCTCAGCTTCATTGGGCGTCAAGTAGCCTAA
- a CDS encoding IS3 family transposase: MERDYGIKISVGRVYRLMKTMQLPPMSTVKPSFVRAAADEDDCPNHLKQLFTQKAPNLAWVSDFTYIRAGGKWYYLCIIIDLFSRKVISWHLSGKPDVDLVLKTFKKAYAKRNAPFGLMFHSDRGSQYTAFAFRQLLDSLNVVQSFSKKGYPFDNAVCESFFKYLKKEETNRKTYHTFEELKSSIFEYIEGYYNPKRPHGALGYLTPNEAEAAYDSQISSASA; encoded by the coding sequence TTGGAGCGTGATTATGGCATCAAAATCAGCGTTGGCAGAGTGTACCGCCTGATGAAAACCATGCAGCTACCACCAATGTCTACCGTTAAGCCTTCTTTTGTTCGTGCTGCAGCAGACGAGGACGACTGCCCGAATCATTTAAAACAGCTCTTTACGCAAAAAGCTCCTAACCTTGCTTGGGTCAGCGACTTTACCTACATCAGAGCCGGTGGCAAATGGTATTACTTATGCATAATCATCGATCTTTTCTCAAGGAAAGTAATTTCTTGGCATCTTTCCGGCAAACCCGATGTAGACCTTGTCCTGAAAACATTTAAAAAAGCCTATGCAAAAAGGAATGCACCATTCGGCCTGATGTTCCACTCAGACCGTGGTTCCCAGTACACTGCATTTGCTTTCCGGCAGCTACTAGACTCTTTGAACGTCGTTCAGTCTTTCTCTAAAAAAGGCTACCCTTTTGACAACGCTGTATGTGAATCTTTCTTCAAATATCTGAAGAAAGAAGAAACTAACAGAAAGACATACCATACTTTTGAAGAATTGAAAAGCTCGATCTTTGAATATATAGAAGGCTACTACAATCCTAAGCGTCCTCATGGCGCCTTAGGCTACTTGACGCCCAATGAAGCTGAGGCTGCCTATGACAGCCAAATATCTTCTGCTTCTGCTTGA
- a CDS encoding IS4 family transposase: MNIVAHHHRSSELLSSKISHFLEEFHVSKILSSCNAYKVRGFSVKTVFQVAFENAFSNKSFFQKEKETLPSLPFAKDTFYRFMNSCSVNWRKFTLQLGFAVIHKIAPLTDESRRNVLIIDDSLFSRSRSKKVELLAKVYDHVEHKYTKGFRMLTLGWSDGNSFLPLSHCLLSSANRENRLQEASVGVDARSNGGKQRKLAQTKATSVLQTLLKEAKAVEIPAKYVLFDTWFCSPISLIQIKEIGYDVIAMVKKSETIHFRYNGRMQSAPAIFRAATKRRGRAKFLLSVEVEAVKDSMSTPVKLVFVRNKNNRQEYLILASTDVNLSEEEIIQTYGKRWNIEVFFKMCKSFLKLGKENRTMSYDAMTAHVSIVFARYTMLSLEQRRNADKR, encoded by the coding sequence ATGAATATTGTAGCACATCATCATCGTTCCAGTGAACTTCTTTCTTCGAAAATCTCACATTTTCTTGAAGAATTCCATGTCAGCAAGATCCTCAGCTCCTGCAATGCATATAAAGTACGCGGATTTTCAGTAAAAACGGTATTTCAGGTTGCCTTTGAAAATGCATTCAGCAACAAATCGTTTTTTCAGAAGGAGAAAGAGACTTTGCCCTCTCTCCCCTTTGCCAAAGATACGTTTTACCGTTTCATGAACTCCTGCAGTGTCAACTGGCGTAAGTTTACGCTTCAGCTGGGCTTTGCTGTTATCCATAAAATTGCTCCGCTTACGGATGAGAGTCGTCGCAATGTGCTCATAATCGATGATTCTCTTTTCAGCAGATCTCGTTCCAAGAAGGTTGAGCTGCTGGCAAAGGTCTATGACCATGTGGAGCACAAATATACCAAAGGTTTCCGCATGCTGACGCTTGGATGGAGTGATGGTAATTCATTCCTTCCGCTCAGTCATTGCCTGCTTTCCTCTGCCAACCGTGAAAACCGTCTGCAGGAAGCGTCCGTTGGCGTTGATGCCAGGAGTAATGGCGGTAAGCAACGTAAGCTGGCACAGACTAAAGCAACCAGCGTACTCCAGACGCTTCTGAAAGAGGCGAAAGCAGTCGAAATTCCAGCTAAGTATGTTCTCTTTGACACCTGGTTCTGTTCGCCGATTTCGCTGATTCAAATCAAGGAAATCGGCTACGACGTTATTGCCATGGTCAAGAAATCGGAGACCATCCATTTCCGTTATAATGGCCGAATGCAAAGCGCGCCAGCTATCTTCCGTGCTGCTACGAAACGTCGTGGGCGTGCCAAGTTCCTGCTTTCTGTAGAAGTTGAAGCAGTAAAAGACTCAATGTCAACACCGGTGAAATTAGTCTTCGTAAGGAACAAGAATAACCGTCAGGAGTATCTCATCCTAGCTTCGACTGATGTCAATTTGTCAGAAGAAGAAATCATCCAGACTTATGGTAAGCGCTGGAACATTGAAGTCTTTTTCAAGATGTGCAAATCGTTCCTGAAGCTGGGGAAAGAAAACCGGACAATGTCTTATGATGCCATGACGGCTCATGTCTCCATTGTCTTTGCTCGCTACACGATGTTGTCGCTGGAGCAGCGCCGAAATGCAGATAAACGGTAA
- the tnpC gene encoding IS66 family transposase: MTDQREQEMQNRIDGLLLEKENLNHEVGYLKEQLAQLKKMAFGCRTEKTTEVLGDPAELNLFNEAEIEVRVNAPEPVIDVPAHQRHKKQKGHLEQLLRELPHEERLITLPEDVRICKRCGTPLTPMGKEKIRTEVQFIPSQVKVIDFYRASFQCLECRKQEHFSIEKPVMPQPVLAKSIASPSSVAHVITQKYQFSMPLYRQEQEWKAIGLALPRATLANWVIRAAEDWLMPLVDRMHSLLLEKPIIHADETPVQVLHEKGRKNKTKSYMWVYTNGEFQTDGQQIRIYEYHPGRSGSFAGEFLKDYKGILQTDGYAGYEQISSKEHALCWVHARRYFVDSIPAGLTKEDAATSVSGQAIQRINEFFALDKGLADKTPEARQAERLRLIKNKLEAFFAWLETIRPGTLPKSALGKAVNYTLNHKEGLRVFLKDGNVALSNNICERAIRNFTIGRKNWLFSASPKGAAASAAIYSIVETCKANGLAPFSYLTYLFERIPNMDFKIHPEKLDAVLPWTDEIQKNCK; encoded by the coding sequence ATGACAGACCAACGCGAGCAAGAGATGCAGAACCGCATAGATGGTCTCCTCTTGGAAAAGGAGAACCTGAACCATGAGGTAGGTTATCTCAAGGAGCAACTTGCCCAGTTAAAGAAAATGGCTTTCGGCTGCCGTACAGAGAAGACTACGGAAGTCCTCGGTGATCCCGCAGAGCTGAATCTTTTCAATGAGGCTGAAATCGAGGTCCGGGTCAATGCTCCGGAACCGGTCATCGACGTGCCGGCACATCAGCGTCACAAGAAACAAAAAGGGCATCTTGAGCAGCTGCTCAGGGAACTGCCCCATGAGGAACGCCTCATTACGCTGCCGGAAGATGTGCGCATCTGTAAACGTTGCGGTACGCCGCTTACCCCCATGGGCAAGGAAAAGATCCGCACGGAGGTGCAGTTCATTCCGTCTCAGGTGAAAGTCATCGACTTTTACCGTGCGTCGTTCCAATGCCTGGAGTGTCGTAAGCAGGAGCATTTCTCCATTGAGAAGCCTGTCATGCCGCAGCCGGTGCTGGCCAAATCCATTGCCTCACCTTCCAGTGTCGCTCATGTTATCACGCAAAAGTATCAGTTCTCCATGCCTCTTTACCGGCAGGAACAAGAATGGAAAGCAATCGGGCTCGCTTTGCCCCGGGCAACGCTGGCCAATTGGGTCATCCGTGCCGCAGAAGATTGGCTCATGCCTCTTGTGGACCGTATGCATAGTCTGCTGCTGGAGAAACCCATTATCCATGCCGACGAAACCCCCGTACAAGTCCTTCATGAGAAGGGCCGTAAGAATAAGACGAAGTCTTATATGTGGGTGTATACCAACGGCGAGTTCCAGACCGATGGGCAGCAGATTCGCATCTACGAGTATCATCCCGGACGCAGCGGCAGCTTCGCAGGAGAGTTCCTTAAGGATTATAAGGGCATCCTGCAGACCGACGGTTACGCCGGCTATGAGCAGATTTCCAGCAAGGAACACGCGCTTTGCTGGGTACATGCCCGCAGATACTTTGTGGATTCCATTCCTGCAGGGCTGACAAAAGAGGATGCCGCCACTTCCGTCAGCGGACAGGCCATCCAACGGATCAACGAGTTCTTTGCCTTGGATAAGGGTCTGGCTGACAAGACCCCGGAAGCACGGCAAGCAGAGCGTCTGCGGCTTATAAAGAACAAGCTGGAGGCTTTCTTTGCATGGCTGGAAACCATCCGCCCTGGCACATTGCCAAAATCGGCACTGGGCAAGGCTGTAAATTATACTCTTAACCATAAAGAAGGCTTGCGCGTTTTCTTGAAAGATGGGAATGTGGCTTTATCCAACAACATCTGTGAGCGTGCGATCCGCAACTTTACCATCGGCCGCAAAAACTGGCTTTTCAGCGCATCGCCAAAAGGCGCAGCAGCCAGTGCTGCTATCTACAGTATCGTAGAAACCTGCAAGGCCAATGGACTTGCCCCATTCAGCTACCTGACCTATCTCTTTGAGCGAATTCCCAACATGGATTTCAAAATACATCCGGAAAAACTGGATGCGGTCCTTCCTTGGACGGATGAAATACAGAAAAACTGCAAATAA
- the tnpB gene encoding IS66 family insertion sequence element accessory protein TnpB (TnpB, as the term is used for proteins encoded by IS66 family insertion elements, is considered an accessory protein, since TnpC, encoded by a neighboring gene, is a DDE family transposase.) has product MHQGCVSSMLVHALTADHVYLACGRTDMRKSIDGLAALVLSRFKLDPQQPFLFLFCGRHKDRIKGLLWEETGFLLLYKRLENGRYQWPDKPEDLREISEQQLRWLTEGLSISPSKAVQKVYPLHNF; this is encoded by the coding sequence ATGCATCAAGGATGTGTTTCCAGTATGCTAGTCCATGCGCTCACGGCAGATCATGTTTACCTTGCCTGCGGTCGGACGGATATGCGTAAGTCTATAGACGGGTTAGCTGCTTTGGTTCTGTCTCGCTTTAAGCTGGATCCACAGCAGCCATTCCTATTCCTTTTTTGCGGCCGCCACAAAGATCGCATCAAAGGCCTGCTGTGGGAGGAAACCGGCTTCCTGCTTTTATACAAGCGCCTTGAAAACGGTCGGTATCAATGGCCGGACAAGCCGGAGGATTTGCGGGAAATCTCAGAGCAGCAGCTTCGCTGGCTGACGGAAGGCTTATCCATCTCCCCGTCAAAAGCTGTGCAAAAGGTTTATCCCCTCCATAATTTCTAA
- the tnpA gene encoding IS66 family insertion sequence element accessory protein TnpA: protein MQQIKHQHSMKYWKQILIAQQQSGLPATEYCRQQDIKYNAFYYWLRKIRKEFAEVVPQLPAETTSGPRFAVLSTAAVITTVPALSQSSMLKLSCGPVILEITESTSRQLLTQTLRCIKDVFPVC, encoded by the coding sequence ATGCAACAGATCAAGCACCAGCATTCTATGAAATACTGGAAACAGATTCTCATCGCCCAGCAGCAAAGCGGCCTGCCTGCTACTGAGTATTGCCGGCAGCAGGATATCAAGTACAACGCTTTTTATTACTGGCTCCGCAAGATCCGTAAGGAGTTTGCGGAAGTGGTTCCGCAGCTTCCTGCGGAAACAACGTCCGGTCCCCGGTTTGCCGTCTTGTCGACGGCTGCTGTCATCACTACGGTTCCGGCGTTATCACAATCGTCCATGCTAAAGCTTTCCTGCGGCCCTGTCATACTTGAAATCACGGAGTCGACGTCACGGCAATTACTTACACAAACGCTGCGATGCATCAAGGATGTGTTTCCAGTATGCTAG